The region CAGCACCAATGCTCACTATTCCATCAAATCCAATAATCTCAAGGGTCTTCAGAGATGATAATAATCCAAGGGGAGGCATACACAAACAATATTTACAGTCCTTCAGCATTAAGAACACCAAATTTGATAATGAATTATCAAATACCCAACTTGGGAATTGTGTACCACCATAGTTCTCTATTGACAAATGTTCCACATTTTTGGAAGGTTGTAGATTCTCcaatactttcttttctttccttggaTCATCAGGGATATGGTCTGACTTCCATTTTAACTCTAACTTCACAAGATCTTTATTTTTCAGATTTGCTTCTAATGCATCTACAGGATTTACAATATTTTGCACTTCATTAATTGATAGTCTTCCATGAAGATTGAGCACTCCTAGATCCTTAGTACTGAACTCGTTATTTTTATCGACAAAAACCGCACTAAGTACTTGTAGATTCTTCAACTCTCCAAAATGCATTGGCATCTTTGTCACTTTTGTAGATATAAATTCAAGACAACGCAATTTGGTGAGTTTATGCAAATTTAAGGGCAACTCCTCCAGACTTGAACAATAGTTCAACTTCAAGATTAGCAAGTTATAGAGCAAACATGTTGAGTCAGGTAGTTTTTGTATCCCAGTACTCGAAAGATCTAAAGAATGGAGATGTTTAAGATCACCAACAGAATCAGGGACTTCTCTAAGCTCAGAATATTGATCCAAAGATAAGACACGTAAAAACTTAAAGTTGGGAAACAATTCATGTACCAAAATCTTGAATTGCAAAGGATAATGATCAATGTATCTTCTCCCAAATTCTTTATATGGAAAAAAAGAACGCAGTCTTTTAGCATCAATTAAACTCCCAAAACCATCAAAACATTCTACGtcatcgaatgcaaatgaaaaatgACGGATTGTTTTGGGGATGCAGTTTCCTTTATCAAATTTCAACCTGAAACAAAACTCTGCACAAACATATTTTGCCAAATCATTCAGAAGGTCATGCATGGAGAAATGGGTTTTGAAATCTGATTGAAGAAAGAAAGACCTCGTCAGTAAATCATTGAAATATTGTTCACCAATTTCTTCTACATTATTGATGTGTTGAGAGTGATGGAGAAAACCTTCGGCCATCCACAACAAAATTAATTCCTTCTTGTCAAATCCATAATCTTTCGGAAACAATGCACAATAAGCAAAGCATCGCttgagatgagaaggaaggtgTTGATAACTCAGTAATAGAGCAGGGATAATCTTCACTTCTTTCGGCAACTCCCATATGTCGTTTTCCAATACCATCTTCCAATATGAAATGGATGACTCTTTGCAGAGAAGACTTCCAATtgttttcaaagcaagaggtaATCCTTTGCACTTCTCAACTATCCTTCTACCAATCTCCTCTTTCTCATCATTCCATTCAAGATCATCATCTTTTAGTGCTTGTTTTTTGAAAACATTCCAGGATTCGTCGTCTTCTAATTGCTTTAGGCGATGCACTTTAGATCTCATGTTAGAAGCAACTTTCTCGGCACGTGCTGTGACAAGAATTTTACTTCCTGGAGCCCCATAGCTAAGAGGAGTTCGAACAGCTTCCCATTCTTCTCCTCCTTCGTTCCAAACATCATCTAAAACAAGAAGAAATTTCCTTCCTGATATTTGGTCTTTCAATCTTCCATGAACCATTTCTAGGTTCCCGCTATCATCTTTAGAGTTAGTGATTGCCTCAAGAATTGTTTTTGTCACTGTCAAAACATCAAAATGATCGGAAACACAAATCCAAGCTCTGATATCAAACTTAGCCTCCTCCATCTTTGGGTCACGGTATACATGTTGGGCGAGTGTGGTCTTACCCAACCCACCCATGCCCACAATGGAAAGTATAGACGGATGGTTATGATTGTCGGTTTCAGATGTGAGCCAATTAAAGATAATTTCTTTGTCTGCATCTCTGCCATAGATAATACTTTCAACCACCAAAGAAGATGATGGCAATTTCTGTGACACCTTATTATCAGAATAAGAAGTACCGTTTTTCAAACCAAGAGCATCCTTTTGCTGTTCaagatattttagtttttctagGACTTCTTTCATCTCTGattcaattttcttgttaaatGAACTGAAAGTAGAGTTGAAGAAATTTGATACCTTGTCAGTAAAGGTTTGAGGTTCAGATCCAGCTTCCACTTGGCATCTGGTGAGTTCATAATCTATTTCACCCAAGAGATCCTCTGCATCAAAGACAGCCTCCTTGACAGAAAGAAGCCATGCTTTGACGTGTGGATCTGTGAACTGTTTCTGTTCTGCATCATCAGCAAGAGCATTGATGGAGTGCAGCATGATGTTCAAATTGCCGAGCAGCTTCTCATCAAGTTTTCTTCCA is a window of Vigna unguiculata cultivar IT97K-499-35 chromosome 4, ASM411807v1, whole genome shotgun sequence DNA encoding:
- the LOC114180995 gene encoding putative disease resistance RPP13-like protein 1 gives rise to the protein MAAEVVGGALLSAFLQVAFDRLASPQFVDFFRGRKLDEKLLGNLNIMLHSINALADDAEQKQFTDPHVKAWLLSVKEAVFDAEDLLGEIDYELTRCQVEAGSEPQTFTDKVSNFFNSTFSSFNKKIESEMKEVLEKLKYLEQQKDALGLKNGTSYSDNKVSQKLPSSSLVVESIIYGRDADKEIIFNWLTSETDNHNHPSILSIVGMGGLGKTTLAQHVYRDPKMEEAKFDIRAWICVSDHFDVLTVTKTILEAITNSKDDSGNLEMVHGRLKDQISGRKFLLVLDDVWNEGGEEWEAVRTPLSYGAPGSKILVTARAEKVASNMRSKVHRLKQLEDDESWNVFKKQALKDDDLEWNDEKEEIGRRIVEKCKGLPLALKTIGSLLCKESSISYWKMVLENDIWELPKEVKIIPALLLSYQHLPSHLKRCFAYCALFPKDYGFDKKELILLWMAEGFLHHSQHINNVEEIGEQYFNDLLTRSFFLQSDFKTHFSMHDLLNDLAKYVCAEFCFRLKFDKGNCIPKTIRHFSFAFDDVECFDGFGSLIDAKRLRSFFPYKEFGRRYIDHYPLQFKILVHELFPNFKFLRVLSLDQYSELREVPDSVGDLKHLHSLDLSSTGIQKLPDSTCLLYNLLILKLNYCSSLEELPLNLHKLTKLRCLEFISTKVTKMPMHFGELKNLQVLSAVFVDKNNEFSTKDLGVLNLHGRLSINEVQNIVNPVDALEANLKNKDLVKLELKWKSDHIPDDPRKEKKVLENLQPSKNVEHLSIENYGGTQFPSWVFDNSLSNLVFLMLKDCKYCLCMPPLGLLSSLKTLEIIGFDGIVSIGAEFYGNSSSSFTSLERLTFSDMKELEECEHKTAAFPRLETLKVYQCPKLKGLPDQLVNVKYLNIRDSMKASCLERCEHIVSHNSLEDLNFCAFPIMNIPMSRSFDLLEQIEIISGCDSLTTFPLDFFPNLKALSLFLCHNLQIISQKHTHNRLKHLSILKCSRFDSFPSEGLSAPRLQRMYIDGAENLKLLPKRMQILLPSLSELQIINCPKVEDFPDGGLPPNVKKVSLSSFKLMASLRETLGTNTCLQSLSIEEMDVEFFPDEVLLPQSITSLRIYDCPNLKKMEYKGLCHLSSLTLSNCPNLQCLPEDGLPKSISCLEIWNCPLLEQRCQNPEGQDWKKIAHIQKLSVRS